The genomic region GTCAGTTAAATTGCGAATATCTAAACCACGATTACTGATAAAGAGGTTATCACCAGATTCGCTAGTAGTACCTAAGTCAACTTGTGCATTAGCGATCGCCACTAAACCATGTTCCGTTGACTGTTCGATCACATTTTTACGTAAAGTACCTTGAGCATTTCCTTCGAGGATAACTCCGATACGATTACCAATAATTTGATTATTTTCTAACTGGATTTGACCATTTTCCATCACACTAATACCAAAACCAGTTTTTTCGAAGGTATTATCCCTTACATCAATTGTACCTTTACCATAGACAACTAAACCATTCCCTCGATTATGAAAAAAATGGTTTCTACTAATAGTAGCCTGACTCTCCCCATTTACGGCTATTCCTGAGCCACCATTACGAGTAAAGGTATTGTTGGTAATTTCTAAATTAGCTGATTCTAACCATAAACCATAACCTCGATCGTGGGGATTGGTGACTGTTACTCCTGTTAACCTTCCTTCCGAAGTAGCAACAATAGTTACACTTTGTCCAGCACCTGTAGGACTAATATAGTCACCACTACCTCTGATAATTATATTATGTCCTTGACTGCGAGGCGAACCCTGAATAGTCACATTATTTAAGATTAAAGGGAAAGTTTCCCCCGACTCCACACTGTAAGTACCAGGAGAGAGCATAATGATACTATTAGGACTAGCCAACATTAAAGCCTGAGTAATCGTCCGAAAAGGAGAATTTTCACTACCCCTACCCCCTTGATCATCTCCTTGGGTAGGATGAACGTAGATTACCTGATTGTCTGAAACATTATTACTGATAGTTAGGGTTGGTGAGTTAACAGTTGTCGCCACAGCTTTAGGTATTTCTAACCTAATCAGCAATAATAAACTAAGAGATAAAATTTTGAGCATCATGACTAATTTTTAAAATTCTCAAAAAAATAGATCTAAAACCCCGTCCTAAAAGGACGGCTTTGTGTTAATATTAGTCCATAGCGTTAACAGCTATCTGTAGTTCATAATCCTCTCACCTAAAGGTTACGGGACTTCGTTAAAAACATTGTAGATTAGAGATTTAAAACATGGAAAGCGCTGCTTACATTTTAGTATTAACCCTAGCTCTTGGTGTCATCTTTTTCGCGATCGCCTTTCGTGAGCCTCCTAGAATCAGCAAATAGTCGTTAATCAGGTTCAAATAACTTAATCTTTTGAGATTTTGCCTTCTAGCCGTATTAAACTATCTTAAACTATAGTTAAGATAGAAATAAAACGGCTAATTTTTTGATTATGCAATGTCCTTCCTGCCAACATAGTAATAGTCGCGTGTTAGAATCCCGCTCTACCGAAGGGGGAAAAAGTATCAGAAGACGTCGAGAATGTTTAAACTGTAAACAAAGATTCACCACCTATGAAAGAATCGAATTTGTTCCCTTGACTGTGATTAAAAAAGACGGAAGTAGAGAATCATTTGATCGCTCTAAAGTTTTACGAGGAATGGTGAGAGCTTGTGAAAAAACTGGAATTTCTCCTAGTCATCTCAATAGTTTAGTGGATGAAATCGAAACAAAAGTACAACAACTTCCCCAAAAAGAAATCACTACTAAAGCCATTGGTAAATTAGTTTTAACATTACTCAAAGAAGAAAGCGAAGTCGCTTATATTCGGTTTGCTTCTGTTTATGAAGAATTTCAAGGAATCAATGACTTTGTTGCTACCCTAGAAAATCTCAAATCTACCCAAGAGTCTCAATGGCATTATTCTTTATCAGAAGCCTAAATTAACCTACTCACCCCTATATTGATTAAAAAAGATAAAAATACCAGAGGCAAAAAAACTGATTTTTGCTTTATAATATTATTTGTGCTAAAAATAAAGGTTAGGCTCAATGACAAGCTAACGAATCTAATTAATCTTATAATCGTGATTGTCTCGTTTGTCAAGACGATTAAACTCAGATTAACTTAGATTGCTCAAGACTGGAGACAACTGTTGGAGTGTAAATCAGCAGGAGGCACAGCCACGACAAAAACAATTTTAATAGGAAATAACAAGTACATGGTCAATCAGGAAACAAATAATACAAAAATAAGTTTTACTCACGAAGATTTTGCCGCTCTTTTAGATAAATATGATTATCACTTTAGCCCTGGTGATATAGTACCGGGTACAGTCTTCACTATGGAACAAAAAGGAGCACTGATTGACATTGGCGCTAAAACAGCGGCATTCA from Gloeocapsa sp. DLM2.Bin57 harbors:
- a CDS encoding DUF1565 domain-containing protein — its product is MMLKILSLSLLLLIRLEIPKAVATTVNSPTLTISNNVSDNQVIYVHPTQGDDQGGRGSENSPFRTITQALMLASPNSIIMLSPGTYSVESGETFPLILNNVTIQGSPRSQGHNIIIRGSGDYISPTGAGQSVTIVATSEGRLTGVTVTNPHDRGYGLWLESANLEITNNTFTRNGGSGIAVNGESQATISRNHFFHNRGNGLVVYGKGTIDVRDNTFEKTGFGISVMENGQIQLENNQIIGNRIGVILEGNAQGTLRKNVIEQSTEHGLVAIANAQVDLGTTSESGDNLFISNRGLDIRNLTDNTILAVGTQLSGDFEGSLDFGNSLVVDSGDSPIYIPVPAPENPPPLPVTTSYRVIVSVNDQQEGKIRTLYPGAFATVYSGQRVLQVGLFSNWENAQQVLEDLKELGLKEIIMLID
- a CDS encoding photosystem II reaction center protein T, with protein sequence MESAAYILVLTLALGVIFFAIAFREPPRISK
- the nrdR gene encoding transcriptional regulator NrdR, whose protein sequence is MQCPSCQHSNSRVLESRSTEGGKSIRRRRECLNCKQRFTTYERIEFVPLTVIKKDGSRESFDRSKVLRGMVRACEKTGISPSHLNSLVDEIETKVQQLPQKEITTKAIGKLVLTLLKEESEVAYIRFASVYEEFQGINDFVATLENLKSTQESQWHYSLSEA